In the genome of Stomoxys calcitrans chromosome 4, idStoCalc2.1, whole genome shotgun sequence, the window TGACTCGATTTAGCTATtcccgcctgtctgtccgtccgtccgcctgtcttttttttttgatattggaagaaatcggttcagatttggaacaATTTCAAtgcatatgtatcgcccgatttttgcacgattttgcacaattatttcctctatgacttctaaaataCGATATGTTCGGATTCTAAATACAAAACTTcaatgtcgtttttttttttaaacaaaattttaatgcaattttttaaagaacttttcaatgaaagctttcatttatttcaaaacatattgggttgcccaaaaagtaattgcggattttttaaaagaaagtaaatgcatttttaataaaacttagaatgaactttaatcaaatatactttttttacactttttttctaaagcaagctaaaagtaacagctgataactgacagaagaaagaatgcaattacagagtcacaagctgtgaaaaaatttgtcaacgccgactatatgaaaaatccgcaattactttttgggcaacccaatataatgtaaTGCCATTAGGCCTATTAAGCAATCCATATTTTGTAAAAACTCCATAATGAACACATGATAACTCAaaataaactaaactaaaataaaagcttctaggaaacgaacaaagatgatcgagagaccgactttcatgggacctatatcaggttatagactggtttataccgtacttgacatagttgttggaagtcataacggaacaccacatgcaaaatttcagccaaattagaaaaaaaaattgcggcttgtaagggatcaagaagtcaaatcgggagatcgatttatatgagagctatattaggttataaaccggtttggaccgtacttgacatagttgttggaagtcataacggaacaccacatgcaaaatttatttataattattttaatttatttatttactgtttttcaatagcatggcaattttaactcattatcctttgtttacctacaAAAAAAGTTACCGGGCAAAcgacttgacaaatgtgatccattgtgaggggtataaaagattcggcccggccgaacttagcacgcatttacttgttttattgtaaaaaatgagaaaaagagcaaattgtattaaattcttgtgtaagaaaatttttggttaaaattttgcttgtCAATTCTTGGGTGaacatttttacagaaaaatttgacgattttttttctctcaatttTGACGATTTTCCAGTTTCGAAATCAATGAACATTTGTATAATagcaatttccaaaaaattattgaagTAAAATTATATTAGCATGAAATTTTGTGGGatctattgcaaaaaaaaacttgcaaatttctgcaaaatcggtttaaaacgaCCATTCTATAGCCTCATGTCAAGATAAACACATATATTGTCCCTTTGGAAATGCGTTTcacatattcaaatatagcccgttgtacaaaattatagcgaaatcggattaaagcACCATCTAGGCTTGTTTGTTCTTAGCTTTCTTTCTCATTTTGTGTGAGTATACTTTTCCCTTAGTTTTTACGATACAGACATAAAAAATCTGGAACTGGTATTTTTCTTCTGCACGTTGCATATACTGAACTTTGAGTTTGCTAAGTGATACCTTTAAGGAATTAAAATATGTGATATTTGCCACTACGTGTTTTAATATTCGAGAAGTCGTATTATAATAAGctaattaaataactttttaaaaatgtataacACATTCTGCCATTATTTTAATTCATGCCTATTTATTAGTAATTCAGTCACTGCACGGGTGTAAATCTGTGGTTACTTTTCATAATTGTCCTCATTTAGTTGCTCCATAGTTATTGAATTAGTGTCACCTTCATCATTATTGTGAATTCGCAGGTGGCGTTTCAAACTTGTTATTGACGCAAACCTGTAGTTAAGACATcagtttaaaaaataatattgtaATAACTTGCATCTGAATTGCTTACATCATTTTGCATTCATAGCACTTATGaggattttttctaaaatgcaACTCTTTGTGACGTTTTAAATAGGACGGCCTGGTAAATCGAtagccacaaatattgcatttaAAAGGTTTTATGcccaaatgtacttttttatgCGTATATAAGTCAACACGACACTTAAAACAGCGAGAACATTCAGAacattgatattttttttcttcggtATGCCTCTCGATGTGTTTTCTAAGGCTGCTGCTATATTTGAATGTTTTACCACATGTTGGACATAGATAGGGATTTTCGCCAGTATGGATATACATGTGTTCCTTAACAGCTAGTTCGGATGTGAACTCTTTTTCACATATAGCACATGTAAGATCGATTGTTCTGTGTGAATGCAAGTGTCTAGACAGTTGTTCCTCTAAAACGAATTTTTTGTCGCACTCTTTGCATGAAAAGGTTCTGTCAGGATGGGCTTTTTTTATGTGTTCGCATAACGTTCTCATTGTCATATATTTGCGTTTACACACTTCGCATGAATATGTAGCGTTTTCAGCAGCATGAACCAATCGATGCGAGGACAGGGCATTTTTACTTGGGTAGCATTTTGGACAATACGGGCATTTATAACCTTCTGGGGGATcttggttggtgtttttctcTTCTTCCTTTTTCGCGTGCAACATTTTGTGCCGTTTTAATGAATTCAAATTGGAGCAACCACGCATACAAATTTCACAAGTATACGGTTTATCTGAGGAATGAACAGGTGCATGACGTTTCAGACGGGATATAcaatcaaatatttttccacAAACCTCACAGGGAAACTCCCGACTGCCAacgtatttttttctaaaaaaaaaaagctatTAAGTTAAGTCCATCTTAAGAAGCTAAGCtaacttaaaaaaatacttGCCTTTCCTTAGCTGACATggaagttaaattttttctccCAAACTTAGTTTCATGAGTTATGTTATCTTCACAAAATTGTATAAACTTTTTAATATCATCAAGAttatatttgtgttttttttccaaGTGTTGTTGAATCCTTGATATACGATCATATATTTTACCACAATCCGTGCAGGAGAATCTTTTAAATTCACTAAATTTTCATTGTTAATATTaaagtttataaataaaaacaatgatTCTTacttaatttttatgattttgagTGGCATAGCTATTTTGAAATCTTCATCGTCAGTTTCTCTAgtaattaaattttcatcaCTATTTGGGTCAGGCTGGTTGTTTTCCTCCCTTTCATAATGCGCTTGATTGCTTTCTTCGCTATTGATAATGATTGAAAGACGCTTTATGGTTGGTAAACATGAATTATAATAAGAACTAAAGAAATAAGTTAATTTGCCCATGTAAATTCGATTAAGGAAGAGTggtaaacttcttacatatcaatgagtcctgtccgtttaaagtttaaactcaatgataagagacctccttttatagacaagtctgaacggcgtgccgcagagcgccaccactttggggagaagtttttatatggtaaAGTATTTTACAAATATCGccaggggataaccaacgctgaaaatttatttctgatgttctcgccaggattcgaacccaggcattcagcgtcataggcggacatgctaacctgtgcgcaacggtggcctccttaataAGCAGTTAAGCCCAATTATAAATACCTTAACTTTATTACCACATTATGGAGTGAAATATTTATAATATACCATTTGTTACGTTCGTCGAATGCGAAAAATTATGGTGTCCAAATACTAGCGAAACAAAAATGTCATTAGCATTGAAGGGAAGAATATTTAGAGAGCATAGGGAAAGAAGAAAGTATGAATAAGTTATAGTGTCTCCTGTAAGCGCGTCATTTCAATGTATTTGAGGAAGGGCCTTATATTCAGCATAATTTCATATCCAGCTATTGTTGTAAATCTCAGCAAACCTTTTATTTCCATTTGGGTTAGATTTTTGAGAATCCTCATAACGCATTTGTCACTTTTGGTCTTATTATGGTTGTATAGCATACATACAATGACTCATGCCTGGAGCAACCTACCCATAGCGCATTTCCAATTCTTTGCTCAATGCTCCATAGGGAGTAGCTGCAAAGGCAGTCGCGGACACTCAACGGTATCAaccggagagtctcagtgagagcggGCAGCACCGGCTCCTGCGCTAATACTGAGTGcatatgatgttcgatatgacaagacgaggtattggcgcctttaaataaccaatggccaccctgtacCCACGGCGATCCTTCTTTTAGACCGgaaagagcttgctcacctgcaggagcttgacgaggatcgccacctccacacgaaaatgtggctataacaacaacataaataATATGGCCAAGGTGTTTTACTACACTTTATCTGCAAGGTGTTTACATATTCCAATATCTACATTAAATTGGgactgcaaattgcaaattttacccatgaacattccactaaggaacaggggcaaacatccaaaatttataaaaatatacatacatatagaaTATATGCTAGCTAACATTCCTATATTCTCCATATCCTGAAAAGAAATGGTTTTTTACCTGAAATCACTATCTGTTGCGTCACTAACTTCATCGTCCCGCATATGAAATTCGTCAACATATTCAATTTTTACTTCAGAGTTTTCCTCGAACTCTTCCATCGAAGATTCGCCGTCATTTTGTTGTTCAACCACCATCTGTTCTACGGGCTTTATAATCAACTCACGAAGGCGAGTATCTGTTTCAATGCATAACCGATGGAACGCAAAACTTGCGATCAATTGATCAACACACGTCTCACATATTAAAGATGAAAATTCAATGTCATCCTCTTCCCTGATGTTGATCTGTGGCACAAGTTCACTTAACATTTCTACAATTGTATGAGTTTCGTCTACAGAATCATGTATTTCATAATATCTGCGATTCTCTTCCATGCAGGTGCGACAGGATGCTGCTAGTTCCATTATTAGTTTCATAAATCCATAAATGTAATTCCTTAAAACCTTTCAACGTTTGTAAACACAGCCctacaataacaaaataaaactaGGGTTCACTAAAGAAGGTAAGGTCATTTGCCCAGCTGATGTAATTGTTCAATtccagagttgtatccaaatcccaCTAGAACGGCAAATGCTAGGCTTGGATTTTagcattttttcacattttaattgttttaatttatagtttatacgtttataatca includes:
- the LOC106085404 gene encoding zinc finger protein 28, which gives rise to MKLIMELAASCRTCMEENRRYYEIHDSVDETHTIVEMLSELVPQINIREEDDIEFSSLICETCVDQLIASFAFHRLCIETDTRLRELIIKPVEQMVVEQQNDGESSMEEFEENSEVKIEYVDEFHMRDDEVSDATDSDFSEESNQAHYEREENNQPDPNSDENLITRETDDEDFKIAMPLKIIKINEFKRFSCTDCGKIYDRISRIQQHLEKKHKYNLDDIKKFIQFCEDNITHETKFGRKNLTSMSAKERKKYVGSREFPCEVCGKIFDCISRLKRHAPVHSSDKPYTCEICMRGCSNLNSLKRHKMLHAKKEEEKNTNQDPPEGYKCPYCPKCYPSKNALSSHRLVHAAENATYSCEVCKRKYMTMRTLCEHIKKAHPDRTFSCKECDKKFVLEEQLSRHLHSHRTIDLTCAICEKEFTSELAVKEHMYIHTGENPYLCPTCGKTFKYSSSLRKHIERHTEEKKYQCSECSRCFKCRVDLYTHKKVHLGIKPFKCNICGYRFTRPSYLKRHKELHFRKNPHKCYECKMMFASITSLKRHLRIHNNDEGDTNSITMEQLNEDNYEK